In a genomic window of Mycolicibacillus parakoreensis:
- a CDS encoding LCP family protein, which translates to MGRRRRWPRRIAGAAVLVVLVLAAGLIGATVWADRGLQRQTALVAYPQRPATGSGTTWLLVGSDSRRDLTEDRQADLATGGDIGDGRTDTVLLVHLPRPGSSTATTVVSLPRDSYLPIPGYGTDKLNAAYGLGGAPLLVRTVEQATGLRVDHYAEIGFGGFADLVDALGGVDLCLPDPIDDPLAGLQLPAGCQRLDGATALGYVRTRATPRADLDRMVDQRMFLTALLHRLTSPTVWLNPVRWVTAPPAALDALTVDDGDRIWDLARLAWALHGGSTDVTVPIGEFGQSDAGAVVLWDHDAAAALFEALRTGAPVPAAVADSQP; encoded by the coding sequence GTGGGGCGGCGTCGGCGCTGGCCCCGGCGCATCGCCGGGGCGGCGGTGCTGGTGGTGTTGGTGCTGGCCGCCGGCCTCATCGGCGCGACGGTCTGGGCCGACCGCGGATTGCAGCGGCAGACCGCGCTGGTCGCCTACCCGCAACGCCCGGCCACCGGCAGCGGCACCACCTGGCTGCTGGTCGGCTCGGACAGCCGCCGCGACCTCACCGAGGACCGGCAGGCCGACCTGGCCACCGGCGGCGACATCGGCGACGGACGCACCGACACCGTGCTGCTGGTGCACCTGCCCCGGCCGGGGTCGTCCACCGCCACCACGGTGGTCTCGCTGCCCCGCGACTCCTACCTGCCGATCCCCGGCTACGGCACCGACAAGCTCAACGCCGCCTACGGCCTGGGCGGGGCCCCGCTGCTGGTCCGCACCGTCGAGCAGGCCACCGGCCTGCGCGTCGACCACTACGCCGAGATCGGGTTCGGCGGGTTCGCCGACCTGGTCGACGCGCTCGGCGGGGTCGATCTGTGCCTGCCCGACCCGATCGACGACCCCCTGGCCGGACTGCAGCTGCCGGCCGGCTGTCAGCGCCTCGACGGGGCCACCGCGCTGGGCTATGTGCGCACCCGGGCGACGCCGCGGGCGGATCTGGACCGCATGGTCGACCAGCGGATGTTCCTCACCGCGCTGCTGCACCGGCTGACCAGCCCGACGGTCTGGCTCAACCCGGTGCGCTGGGTGACGGCGCCGCCGGCCGCATTGGACGCCCTGACCGTCGACGACGGGGACCGGATCTGGGATCTGGCCCGGCTGGCCTGGGCCCTGCACGGCGGCAGCACCGACGTGACGGTGCCGATCGGGGAGTTCGGCCAGAGCGACGCCGGCGCGGTGGTGCTGTGGGACCACGACGCGGCCGCCGCCCTGTTCGAGGCGCTGCGCACCGGTGCGCCGGTGCCCGCCGCGGTCGCCGACAGCCAACCGTGA
- a CDS encoding CPBP family intramembrane glutamic endopeptidase produces MTAEQFGPASPRTLRLELVLVLAVTFGCAALTAVLSLADAVARDLSSQTVPLNPQRSRFALIDLGLNLAVALQLAAWGALALYLLWRGGMSPARVGLGRPRWRPDLLGGVGLAALVGLPGLGLYVGARALGVNATVVPSGLDDTWWRLPMLTVLAFANGWAEEVVVVGYLLTRLRQLRLRAPVALAASSLLRGGYHLYQGFGAGLGNVVMGAVFGYAWQRTGRLWPLVLAHGLIDTVAFAGWALLADRLGWLGG; encoded by the coding sequence GTGACCGCAGAGCAGTTCGGGCCGGCGTCGCCGCGCACCCTGCGCCTGGAACTGGTTCTGGTGCTCGCGGTGACCTTCGGCTGCGCCGCGCTGACCGCGGTGCTCTCGCTCGCCGACGCGGTGGCGCGCGACCTGTCGTCGCAGACGGTCCCGCTGAACCCGCAGCGGTCCCGCTTCGCCCTGATCGACCTCGGGCTGAACCTCGCGGTGGCGCTGCAACTGGCCGCCTGGGGCGCGTTGGCGCTGTATCTGCTGTGGCGCGGCGGGATGAGCCCGGCCCGCGTCGGGCTGGGCCGGCCGCGCTGGCGCCCCGACCTGCTCGGCGGCGTCGGGCTCGCCGCGCTCGTCGGCCTGCCCGGGCTGGGCCTCTACGTCGGGGCCCGCGCGCTCGGGGTCAACGCCACCGTCGTGCCGTCCGGACTCGACGACACCTGGTGGCGGCTGCCGATGCTGACCGTGCTCGCCTTCGCCAACGGATGGGCCGAGGAGGTGGTCGTGGTCGGCTACCTGCTGACCCGGCTGCGGCAACTGCGCCTGCGCGCGCCGGTCGCGTTGGCCGCCTCGAGCCTGCTGCGCGGCGGCTATCACCTCTACCAGGGGTTCGGCGCGGGGCTGGGCAACGTCGTGATGGGGGCGGTGTTCGGCTACGCCTGGCAGCGCACCGGACGGCTGTGGCCGTTGGTGCTCGCCCACGGGCTCATCGACACGGTGGCCTTCGCCGGCTGGGCGCTGCTGGCCGACCGGCTGGGCTGGCTCGGCGGGTAG
- a CDS encoding DUF2470 domain-containing protein, which produces MIRTDAPTPTTAERIRSVCLRAGQALLAVDGQAPLTTPVQHLLDDGTFAVAVPAGATVPTGVPAMLELTDQAALPLRKPVRSLVWVRGQLAAVAPAEVPALLDRIASADPRPALLTVATPRSGPDAEHTLMRLETASVVVADASGAESVDVATVVAAAPDPFCAMEPHWLRHLDAAHPEMVARLASRLPPRWRRGAVRPLALDRYGVSLRIEDADGDHDIRLPFHRPADDPRTLSQALRVLLGCPFVNGLRARRGTP; this is translated from the coding sequence ATGATACGCACCGACGCGCCCACGCCGACCACCGCCGAGCGGATCCGCAGCGTCTGTCTGCGGGCCGGACAGGCGCTCCTCGCCGTCGACGGGCAGGCCCCGCTCACCACACCGGTGCAGCATCTGCTCGACGACGGCACGTTCGCGGTGGCGGTGCCCGCCGGCGCCACCGTGCCCACCGGGGTGCCGGCCATGCTCGAACTCACCGATCAGGCGGCGTTGCCGCTGCGCAAGCCGGTGCGTTCGCTGGTGTGGGTGCGCGGGCAGCTCGCCGCGGTCGCCCCCGCCGAGGTGCCGGCGCTGCTCGACCGGATCGCCAGCGCCGACCCCCGCCCGGCGCTGCTGACCGTGGCGACCCCGCGGTCCGGTCCCGACGCCGAGCACACCCTGATGCGGCTGGAGACCGCCTCGGTGGTCGTCGCCGACGCCTCCGGCGCGGAGTCGGTCGACGTCGCCACGGTGGTGGCCGCCGCCCCCGACCCGTTCTGCGCGATGGAGCCGCACTGGCTGCGCCACCTCGACGCGGCCCACCCGGAGATGGTGGCCCGGCTGGCCTCCCGGCTGCCACCGCGGTGGCGCCGCGGCGCGGTGCGCCCGCTGGCCCTGGACCGCTACGGGGTCTCGCTGCGGATCGAGGACGCCGACGGCGATCACGACATCCGGCTGCCGTTCCACCGGCCGGCCGACGACCCGCGCACCCTCAGCCAGGCGCTGCGGGTGCTGCTGGGTTGCCCGTTCGTCAACGGGCTGCGCGCCCGCCGCGGCACGCCCTGA
- the pheA gene encoding prephenate dehydratase, whose product MAAIAYLGPQGTFTDAALQRLAAADLIPPRGAAVEPIPVETAPAALQAVRAGDADYACVPIESSLEGSITPTLDGLAVGAPLQIFAETTLQVAFSVAVAPGREAAAVATIAAHPVAAAQVRRWLAAELPDARILPAHSNAAAAAQVADGQADAAVSTALAAARYGLATLAEGVIDEATARTRFVLAGPPGPPPPRTGADRTSVVLRLVNRPGALVAALAEFADRGIDLSRIESRPTRTELGTYRFFLDCAGHLDDTAVAAALQALQTGANRCAELRYLGSWPVGEPGDGPRS is encoded by the coding sequence ATGGCAGCCATCGCCTACCTGGGGCCGCAGGGGACGTTCACCGACGCGGCGCTGCAGCGGTTGGCCGCCGCCGACCTGATTCCCCCCCGGGGCGCCGCGGTGGAGCCGATCCCGGTGGAGACCGCGCCGGCGGCCCTGCAGGCGGTGCGCGCCGGTGACGCCGACTACGCCTGCGTGCCGATCGAGAGCTCCCTGGAGGGCTCGATCACCCCCACGCTCGACGGGCTGGCCGTCGGGGCGCCGCTGCAGATCTTCGCCGAGACCACCTTGCAGGTGGCGTTCAGCGTCGCGGTGGCCCCGGGCCGCGAGGCCGCCGCGGTGGCCACGATCGCCGCCCACCCGGTCGCCGCCGCGCAGGTGCGGCGCTGGCTGGCCGCCGAACTGCCCGACGCGCGGATCCTGCCGGCGCACTCCAACGCCGCGGCCGCCGCGCAGGTCGCCGACGGCCAGGCCGACGCCGCGGTGAGCACCGCGCTGGCGGCGGCCCGCTACGGGCTGGCGACGCTGGCCGAGGGGGTGATCGACGAGGCGACCGCCCGGACCCGGTTCGTGCTGGCCGGCCCGCCGGGCCCGCCGCCGCCGCGCACCGGCGCCGACCGCACCTCGGTGGTGCTGCGCCTGGTCAACCGCCCCGGTGCGCTGGTGGCGGCGCTCGCCGAGTTCGCCGACCGCGGGATCGACCTGTCGCGCATCGAATCCCGGCCCACCCGCACCGAGCTGGGCACCTACCGGTTCTTCCTCGACTGCGCCGGGCACCTCGACGACACCGCGGTGGCGGCGGCGCTGCAGGCACTGCAGACCGGGGCGAACCGCTGTGCGGAGCTGCGCTACCTGGGCTCCTGGCCGGTCGGCGAGCCCGGCGACGGGCCGCGATCGTGA
- a CDS encoding histidine phosphatase family protein, protein MTGRLVLVRHGQSVGNVERRLDTRPPGTALTPLGREQARAFAAAGPLRPGLLAHSVATRAAQTAEEIAGSLALAPQAIPGVHEVQVGDLEDRRDDDAFAEFAATYERWHHGDWEAALPGGESATDVLDRYLPAVGELRARYLDDHDWGADVVVVSHGAAIRLVAAVLGGVGAGFALDHHLGNAEAVVLAPITDGRWSCVQWGTLAPPFGPGPEADPVADVVERGADPMG, encoded by the coding sequence GTGACCGGGCGGCTGGTGCTGGTGCGCCACGGGCAGTCGGTCGGCAACGTCGAGCGCCGTCTGGACACCCGCCCGCCGGGCACCGCGCTGACCCCGCTCGGCCGCGAGCAGGCCCGCGCGTTCGCCGCCGCCGGCCCGCTGCGCCCCGGCCTGCTGGCCCACTCGGTGGCGACCCGCGCCGCGCAGACCGCCGAGGAGATCGCCGGGTCGCTGGCGCTGGCGCCGCAGGCCATCCCCGGGGTCCACGAGGTGCAGGTCGGCGATCTCGAAGACCGCCGCGACGACGACGCGTTCGCCGAGTTCGCCGCCACCTATGAGCGCTGGCACCACGGCGACTGGGAGGCCGCGCTGCCCGGCGGGGAGAGCGCCACCGACGTGCTGGACCGGTATCTGCCGGCGGTCGGCGAGCTGCGGGCACGCTACCTCGACGACCACGACTGGGGCGCCGACGTCGTGGTGGTCAGCCACGGCGCGGCGATCCGGCTGGTGGCCGCCGTGCTCGGCGGGGTGGGCGCCGGTTTCGCCCTCGACCACCACCTGGGCAACGCCGAGGCGGTGGTGCTCGCGCCGATCACCGACGGGCGGTGGAGCTGCGTGCAGTGGGGCACCCTGGCCCCGCCGTTCGGGCCCGGCCCCGAGGCCGACCCGGTCGCCGACGTCGTCGAGCGCGGCGCCGACCCGATGGGCTAA
- a CDS encoding metallopeptidase family protein: MPVSMDPQRFEVLVADALDLIPARLAAALDNVVVLVADRHPDEPDLLGLYEGVALTERDSSYAGSLPDAITIYREALLEVCSSEQQVVDEVAITVIHEIAHHFGIDDERLHELGWG, translated from the coding sequence GTGCCGGTGTCGATGGATCCGCAGCGGTTCGAGGTCCTGGTCGCCGACGCGCTGGATCTGATCCCCGCCCGGCTGGCCGCCGCGCTGGACAACGTGGTGGTGCTCGTCGCCGACCGCCACCCCGACGAACCGGATCTGCTCGGCCTGTACGAGGGGGTGGCGCTGACCGAGCGGGACTCCAGCTACGCCGGGTCGCTGCCCGACGCGATCACCATCTACCGGGAGGCGCTGTTGGAGGTCTGCTCCAGCGAACAGCAGGTGGTCGACGAGGTGGCGATCACGGTGATCCACGAGATCGCCCACCACTTCGGGATCGACGACGAGCGCCTGCACGAACTCGGCTGGGGCTGA
- the serS gene encoding serine--tRNA ligase, with amino-acid sequence MIDLRVLREDPDVVRRSQISRGADPALVDALLAADAERRAAIAAADGLRADQKAASRKVGAAGAAERPALLARAKELAEQVKAAESEQARAEEALDAAHRAIANVIVDGVPAGGEDDFALLDVVGTPPVLDAPRDHLELGERLGLIDMARGAKVSGARFYFLTGRGALLQLGLLQLAVRLAVDNGFTPMIPPVLVRPEIMSGTGFLGAHAEEVYRLEADDLYLVGTSEVPLAGYHAEEILDLSDGPLRYAGWSSCFRREAGSHGRDTRGIIRVHQFDKVEAFVYCAPADAADEHQRLLGWQRQMLAAVEVPYRVIDVAAGDLGDSAARKFDCEAWVPTQGAYRELTSTSNCTTFQARRLATRYRDATGRPQIAATLNGTLATTRWLVAILENHQLPDGSVRVPAALVPAVGTEVLTPA; translated from the coding sequence GTGATCGACCTGAGAGTGCTGCGCGAAGACCCCGATGTTGTCCGCCGTTCCCAGATCAGCCGCGGCGCCGACCCGGCCCTGGTGGACGCGCTGCTGGCCGCCGACGCCGAGCGCCGCGCGGCGATCGCCGCAGCCGACGGGCTGCGCGCCGACCAGAAGGCCGCCAGCCGCAAGGTCGGCGCCGCCGGCGCCGCGGAGCGCCCCGCCCTGCTGGCCCGGGCCAAAGAGCTGGCCGAGCAGGTCAAGGCCGCCGAATCCGAGCAGGCCCGCGCCGAGGAGGCGCTCGACGCGGCGCACCGGGCGATCGCCAACGTGATCGTCGACGGGGTGCCCGCCGGCGGGGAGGACGACTTCGCCCTGCTCGACGTGGTCGGGACCCCGCCCGTCCTCGACGCGCCGCGCGATCACCTCGAACTCGGCGAGCGTCTCGGGCTGATCGACATGGCCCGCGGGGCGAAGGTCTCCGGCGCGCGGTTCTACTTCTTGACCGGCCGCGGTGCGCTGCTGCAGCTGGGGCTGCTGCAGCTGGCGGTGCGTCTGGCGGTCGACAACGGGTTCACCCCGATGATCCCGCCGGTGCTGGTGCGCCCCGAGATCATGTCGGGCACCGGGTTTTTGGGCGCCCACGCCGAGGAGGTCTACCGGCTGGAGGCCGACGACCTCTACCTAGTCGGCACCTCGGAGGTGCCGCTGGCGGGCTATCACGCCGAGGAGATCCTCGATCTGTCCGACGGTCCGCTGCGTTACGCCGGCTGGTCGTCGTGTTTCCGCCGGGAGGCCGGCAGCCACGGCCGCGACACCCGCGGCATCATCCGGGTGCACCAGTTCGACAAGGTCGAGGCGTTCGTCTACTGCGCCCCCGCCGACGCCGCCGACGAGCACCAGCGGCTGCTGGGCTGGCAGCGCCAGATGCTCGCCGCCGTCGAGGTGCCCTACCGGGTGATCGACGTGGCCGCCGGTGATCTGGGCGACTCGGCGGCGCGCAAGTTCGACTGCGAGGCCTGGGTGCCGACCCAGGGCGCCTACCGGGAGCTGACGTCGACCTCGAACTGCACCACGTTCCAGGCCCGCCGGCTGGCCACCCGCTACCGCGACGCCACCGGCCGACCGCAGATCGCCGCCACCCTCAACGGCACCCTGGCCACCACCCGCTGGCTGGTCGCGATCTTGGAGAACCACCAGCTGCCCGACGGCAGCGTGCGGGTGCCGGCCGCGCTGGTGCCCGCCGTGGGCACCGAGGTGCTCACCCCGGCGTAG
- a CDS encoding MBL fold metallo-hydrolase, with product MQVTSVGHAGFRIDTAAGSILCDPWVNPAYFGSWFPFPDNSGLDWDSLGDCDYLYISHLHHDHFDPRHLRDHVSTDAVVLLPDYPVPDLRDELTALGFHRFVATIDSVRQTISGPKGELDIMIVALRAPADGPIGDSGLVVTDGQTTVFNMNDSRPVDLDVLTAFDHIDVHLLQYSGAIWYPMVYDMPARAKAAFGTQKRQRQMDRARQYIAHVGATWVVPSAGPPCFLDPDLRHLNDDHGDPANIFPDQMVFLDQMRRHGHDRGLLMIPGSVADFRGRELSGLSHPLPTAEVEAVFTTGKADYIAAYAERMAPVLAAEKASWAPATGQPLVTPLRALFEPLMKKSDQICDGVGYPVELVLGDETVVVDFPNRSVRNPDPGEKFRYGFAIAPELVRTVLRDNEPDWVNTIFLSTRFTAWRVGGYNEYLYTFFKCLTEDRIVYADGWFGEAHDDSATIELGGYEIQRRCPHMKADLSKFGVVEGTTLTCNQHGWKWDLTTGRCLTARGHELRCAKL from the coding sequence GTGCAGGTCACCAGCGTCGGACACGCGGGTTTTCGGATCGACACCGCCGCGGGCAGCATTCTGTGCGACCCGTGGGTCAACCCGGCCTACTTCGGGTCCTGGTTCCCGTTCCCGGACAACAGCGGGCTGGACTGGGACAGCCTCGGCGACTGCGACTACCTCTACATCTCGCATCTGCACCACGACCATTTCGACCCGCGGCACCTGCGTGACCACGTCAGCACCGACGCGGTGGTGCTTTTGCCGGACTACCCGGTGCCCGACCTGCGCGACGAGCTGACCGCGCTGGGGTTTCACCGGTTCGTCGCGACCATCGATTCGGTGCGCCAGACGATCAGCGGACCCAAGGGCGAACTCGACATCATGATCGTCGCGCTGCGGGCGCCGGCCGACGGCCCGATCGGCGACTCCGGGCTGGTGGTCACCGACGGGCAGACCACCGTGTTCAACATGAACGACTCCCGCCCGGTGGACCTCGACGTGCTCACCGCGTTCGACCACATCGACGTGCACCTGCTGCAGTACTCCGGGGCGATCTGGTACCCGATGGTCTACGACATGCCGGCGCGGGCCAAGGCGGCGTTCGGCACCCAGAAGCGGCAGCGTCAGATGGATCGCGCCCGCCAGTACATCGCCCATGTCGGCGCCACCTGGGTGGTCCCGTCCGCGGGCCCGCCCTGCTTTTTGGACCCCGACCTGCGTCACCTCAACGACGATCACGGCGACCCGGCCAACATCTTCCCCGACCAGATGGTCTTCCTCGACCAGATGCGCCGCCACGGCCACGATCGCGGGCTGCTCATGATCCCCGGCTCGGTCGCCGACTTCCGGGGACGAGAACTCTCGGGGCTGTCCCACCCGCTTCCCACCGCCGAGGTGGAGGCGGTCTTCACCACCGGCAAGGCCGACTACATCGCCGCCTACGCCGAGCGCATGGCCCCGGTACTCGCCGCGGAGAAGGCGTCGTGGGCCCCGGCGACCGGGCAGCCGCTGGTGACGCCGCTGCGGGCGTTGTTCGAGCCGCTGATGAAAAAGAGCGACCAGATCTGTGACGGGGTCGGCTACCCGGTGGAACTGGTGCTGGGCGACGAGACCGTGGTGGTCGACTTCCCGAACCGCTCGGTGCGCAACCCCGATCCCGGCGAGAAATTCCGGTACGGGTTCGCGATCGCACCGGAACTGGTGCGCACGGTGCTGCGCGACAACGAACCCGACTGGGTCAACACCATCTTCCTGTCCACCCGGTTCACCGCGTGGCGTGTCGGCGGCTACAACGAATACCTGTACACGTTCTTCAAATGCCTCACCGAGGATCGGATCGTCTACGCCGACGGCTGGTTCGGCGAAGCCCACGACGACTCGGCCACGATCGAGTTGGGCGGCTACGAGATCCAACGCCGGTGCCCGCACATGAAGGCGGACCTGTCGAAGTTCGGCGTGGTCGAGGGCACGACGCTGACCTGCAACCAGCACGGCTGGAAGTGGGATCTGACCACCGGTCGATGCCTGACCGCACGCGGGCACGAACTGCGATGCGCCAAGCTGTGA
- a CDS encoding lysophospholipid acyltransferase family protein — MEPVYGTIIQCARLAWRLQGLTFTVSGVENLPQTGGAVVAINHTSYFDFTFAGLPAYRQGLGRKVRFMAKQEIFDHRIGGPLMRGCRHIPVDRGSGAASFQLAVQYLRAGELVGVYPEATISRSFEIKELKSGAARMALEAQVPIVPHIVWGAQRIWTKGHPKKLYRPKVPVTIAVGEPIPPTLPAPDLTALLHSRLQHLLERVQDDYGPYPPGEFWVPHRLGGGAPSLAEAARMDDEEAAAKAARRAQRPAGDPE; from the coding sequence GTGGAGCCGGTTTACGGGACGATCATTCAGTGTGCGCGCCTGGCGTGGCGGCTGCAGGGGTTGACCTTCACGGTCAGCGGCGTGGAGAACCTGCCGCAAACCGGTGGGGCGGTGGTGGCGATCAACCACACCAGTTACTTCGACTTCACCTTCGCCGGGCTGCCGGCCTACCGGCAGGGCCTCGGCCGCAAGGTGCGGTTCATGGCCAAGCAGGAGATCTTCGACCACCGAATCGGCGGGCCGCTGATGCGCGGCTGCCGACACATCCCGGTCGACCGGGGCAGCGGGGCGGCGTCGTTCCAGCTGGCGGTGCAGTACCTGCGCGCCGGGGAGCTGGTCGGGGTGTACCCGGAGGCCACGATCAGCCGCAGCTTCGAGATCAAGGAGCTCAAATCGGGGGCGGCGCGGATGGCGCTGGAGGCCCAGGTGCCGATCGTCCCGCACATCGTGTGGGGCGCCCAGCGGATCTGGACCAAGGGCCACCCCAAGAAGCTGTACCGGCCGAAGGTGCCGGTCACCATCGCCGTCGGCGAACCGATCCCGCCGACCCTGCCGGCGCCCGACCTCACCGCGCTTTTGCACTCCCGGCTGCAGCATCTGCTCGAACGGGTCCAGGACGACTACGGGCCCTACCCGCCCGGCGAGTTCTGGGTGCCGCACCGTCTCGGTGGGGGTGCGCCGTCGCTGGCCGAGGCCGCCCGCATGGACGACGAGGAGGCGGCCGCCAAGGCGGCGCGGCGCGCGCAGCGACCGGCGGGCGATCCGGAGTGA